The following proteins come from a genomic window of Streptomyces sp. NBC_01716:
- a CDS encoding ComF family protein codes for MRGWWREITGLVLPVACGGCGSPRTPLCDACGRALYGMWPCRVRPVPEPVGLPVVHAAAPYEDAVRAVLLAHKERGTLGLAAPLGRALAGAIEAAVPPGTGVGPLILVPVPSTKRAVGARGHDAARRIALAAAGELRSTGRSARVLPVLRQRRAVADQSGLGARQRLANLSGALEVPVGGAGLLEGGRVVLVDDLMTTGASLVEASRAVHAATRPGNSVFAQVSAAVVAAPPLSFEINRN; via the coding sequence ATGCGGGGGTGGTGGCGAGAAATCACCGGGCTGGTGCTTCCGGTCGCCTGCGGCGGCTGCGGGAGTCCCAGGACGCCGCTGTGCGACGCGTGCGGAAGGGCGCTGTACGGGATGTGGCCCTGCCGGGTGAGACCGGTTCCCGAGCCCGTGGGGCTGCCGGTGGTGCATGCGGCCGCGCCGTACGAGGACGCCGTTCGGGCCGTGCTGCTGGCCCACAAGGAGCGTGGCACGCTCGGGCTGGCCGCGCCCCTGGGCAGGGCGCTGGCCGGGGCGATCGAGGCCGCCGTGCCGCCGGGCACCGGCGTCGGCCCGCTGATACTTGTGCCGGTTCCCTCGACGAAACGTGCCGTCGGTGCGCGGGGACACGACGCGGCCCGCCGTATCGCGCTGGCGGCGGCCGGGGAGCTGCGGAGTACGGGGCGCTCGGCCCGGGTGCTCCCGGTGTTGCGGCAGCGGCGAGCGGTGGCCGACCAGTCGGGCCTGGGAGCCCGTCAGAGGCTCGCCAATCTGTCCGGGGCTCTGGAGGTCCCGGTCGGTGGTGCGGGGCTCCTGGAGGGCGGCCGAGTGGTGCTGGTGGACGATCTCATGACAACCGGTGCCTCGCTTGTGGAGGCTTCGCGTGCGGTCCACGCCGCGACGAGACCCGGGAACTCGGTATTCGCACAGGTGAGCGCCGCTGTGGTGGCCGCGCCTCCGCTCTCTTTCGAAATAAACCGGAACTGA
- the hpf gene encoding ribosome hibernation-promoting factor, HPF/YfiA family encodes MDIVVKGRKTEVPERFRKHVAEKLKLEKIQKLDGKVISLDVEVSKEHNPRQADRCDRVEITLHSRGPVIRAEASAADPYAALDLATGKLEARLRRQHEKRFNRRGNGRLSAAEVVDVVPGVAQLNGSGPAPVNEPSNGVRTTRIGSLEVQGEGPLVVREKTHTAALMTLDQALYEMELVGHDFYLFVDSETKEPSVVYRRHAYDYGVIHLRTDQLAESGAAGAGGALGG; translated from the coding sequence GTGGACATCGTCGTCAAGGGCCGCAAGACAGAGGTACCCGAGCGGTTCCGAAAGCACGTGGCCGAGAAGCTGAAGCTGGAGAAGATCCAGAAGCTCGACGGCAAGGTGATCAGCCTCGACGTCGAGGTGTCCAAGGAGCACAACCCGCGTCAGGCGGACCGTTGCGACCGGGTGGAGATCACCCTCCACTCCCGCGGCCCCGTCATCAGGGCGGAAGCCTCCGCCGCCGACCCGTACGCAGCGCTCGACCTGGCCACCGGCAAGCTGGAGGCACGGCTGCGCAGGCAGCACGAGAAGCGCTTCAACCGCCGTGGCAACGGCAGGCTTTCGGCAGCCGAGGTCGTCGACGTCGTTCCCGGGGTCGCCCAGTTGAACGGCTCGGGTCCCGCCCCTGTGAACGAGCCGTCGAACGGCGTACGCACCACCAGGATCGGCTCGCTCGAGGTGCAGGGCGAAGGACCGCTGGTGGTCCGCGAGAAGACGCACACCGCGGCCCTGATGACCCTCGACCAGGCTCTCTACGAGATGGAGTTGGTCGGACATGACTTCTATCTGTTCGTGGATTCCGAGACCAAGGAGCCGAGTGTCGTCTACCGGCGGCACGCCTACGACTACGGCGTCATCCACCTGAGGACCGACCAGCTGGCCGAGTCCGGGGCGGCGGGCGCGGGCGGCGCGCTCGGCGGCTGA
- a CDS encoding response regulator transcription factor, which yields MADSFGPVHHAHGAGGTTGGAGPGGGADPDDPGKEPIRVLVVDDHALFRRGLEIVLAQEEDIQVVGEAGDGAEAVDKAADLLPDIVLMDVRMPRRGGIEACTSIKEVAPSAKIIMLTISDEEADLYDAIKAGATGYLLKEISTDEVATAIRAVADGQSQISPSMASKLLTEFKSMIQRTDERRLVPAPRLTERELEVLKLVATGMNNRDIAKELFISENTVKNHVRNILEKLQLHSRMEAVVYAMREKILEIR from the coding sequence ATGGCGGACAGCTTCGGGCCGGTGCACCACGCTCACGGTGCCGGCGGTACGACCGGCGGTGCCGGACCGGGCGGCGGTGCGGACCCGGACGACCCCGGCAAGGAGCCCATCAGGGTCCTTGTCGTGGACGACCACGCGCTCTTCCGCCGGGGGCTGGAGATCGTCCTCGCCCAGGAGGAGGACATCCAGGTCGTGGGGGAGGCCGGCGACGGCGCCGAGGCCGTCGACAAGGCCGCCGACCTGCTCCCCGACATTGTGCTGATGGACGTCCGGATGCCCAGGCGCGGCGGCATCGAGGCATGCACCTCCATCAAGGAGGTGGCCCCCAGCGCCAAGATCATCATGCTGACGATCAGCGACGAGGAGGCCGACCTCTACGACGCGATCAAGGCGGGCGCCACCGGCTATCTCCTGAAGGAGATCTCGACGGACGAGGTGGCCACCGCGATTCGCGCCGTCGCCGACGGGCAGTCACAGATCAGCCCCTCCATGGCCTCCAAGCTGCTGACCGAGTTCAAGTCGATGATTCAGCGCACCGACGAACGAAGGCTCGTGCCCGCGCCGAGGCTCACGGAACGCGAGCTCGAAGTCCTCAAGCTCGTCGCCACGGGAATGAACAACCGGGATATCGCCAAGGAGTTGTTCATCTCCGAGAACACCGTGAAGAACCATGTCCGCAACATCCTGGAGAAGTTGCAGCTGCACTCCCGGATGGAGGCCGTGGTCTACGCGATGCGCGAGAAGATCCTCGAAATCAGATGA
- a CDS encoding winged helix-turn-helix domain-containing protein yields the protein MTTVPSPAAELSAAEARRLALRAQGFLGAPDRRGGVRGVLRHLGAVQLDTISVLARSHELIPYARLGAVGRKKVEESYWTEAATAGAPPRPHAFEYWSHAACLLPIEEWPHFAFRRRAYRARPHWHHELSDGAYDAVIKQLRAEGPLTATELGGAKNGGEWWDWSEAKVAVERALMHGEVVCTGRRSWKRVYDLAERAIPDEVLHDDLDDTECLRRLVRLAGKSLGVGTRSDIGDYHRIKGEQVDAVIADSGLVPVTVEGWAKPAWADPDALAGVPRGRHRTTLLSPFDSLIWERARTERIFGFTHRLEAYVPKPKRIHGYFAMPLLSGGKLLGRVDPAREGSTLVARQVSLDTPAAVEPMGRALREAAEWVGCDSVRIERVDRPDLAAALTRAVI from the coding sequence ATGACCACTGTGCCGTCCCCCGCCGCCGAGCTGTCCGCCGCCGAAGCCCGCCGTCTGGCACTACGCGCCCAGGGGTTCCTCGGCGCGCCCGACCGTCGCGGCGGCGTACGTGGTGTGCTGCGCCATCTCGGGGCCGTCCAGCTGGACACGATCTCGGTGCTGGCGCGCTCGCACGAGCTGATTCCGTACGCACGGCTGGGTGCCGTGGGCCGCAAAAAGGTCGAGGAGTCGTACTGGACGGAGGCGGCGACCGCCGGCGCCCCGCCCCGGCCGCACGCCTTCGAGTACTGGTCGCATGCGGCCTGCCTGCTCCCGATCGAGGAATGGCCGCATTTCGCTTTCCGGCGCCGTGCCTACCGCGCCCGCCCCCACTGGCACCACGAGCTGTCGGACGGGGCGTACGACGCGGTGATCAAGCAGTTGCGTGCCGAGGGCCCGCTCACGGCGACGGAGCTGGGCGGCGCGAAGAACGGCGGGGAGTGGTGGGACTGGTCCGAGGCGAAGGTCGCTGTCGAGCGGGCGCTGATGCACGGCGAGGTGGTGTGCACCGGGCGCCGCAGCTGGAAGCGCGTCTACGACCTCGCGGAGCGTGCCATCCCGGACGAGGTGCTGCACGACGATCTGGACGACACCGAGTGCCTTCGCCGGCTCGTACGGCTCGCGGGCAAGTCGCTCGGGGTGGGCACCCGCTCGGACATCGGGGACTACCACCGCATCAAGGGCGAGCAGGTCGACGCGGTGATCGCGGACTCGGGGCTGGTGCCGGTGACGGTGGAGGGCTGGGCGAAGCCCGCCTGGGCCGACCCTGACGCGCTGGCGGGCGTGCCGCGCGGGAGGCACCGTACGACTCTGCTCTCACCGTTCGACTCGCTCATCTGGGAGCGGGCCCGTACGGAGCGGATCTTCGGCTTCACCCACCGCCTGGAGGCCTACGTCCCCAAGCCCAAGCGGATTCACGGGTACTTCGCGATGCCCCTGCTGTCGGGCGGGAAGCTGCTCGGCCGTGTCGACCCGGCGCGTGAGGGCAGCACCCTCGTCGCCCGGCAGGTGTCGCTGGACACTCCCGCCGCTGTCGAGCCCATGGGGCGGGCGCTGCGGGAGGCCGCGGAGTGGGTGGGCTGCGACTCCGTACGGATCGAGCGCGTCGACCGCCCCGACCTCGCGGCGGCGCTGACGCGGGCCGTCATCTGA
- a CDS encoding GNAT family N-acetyltransferase — MEPLTPDSARHDASTTSLITERLRLRPLVPDDIDAVYTACQDPGIQRWTTIPSPYERQHAEHFIERVVPDMWRAGTNYVFAVEPVGGGPLLASINAHSQTGVWEVGYWTVKEHRGRGYTTEALRALVRWIFTELGAERVEWRAEAGNEGSRAVALKAGFVLEGTLRAALLMKETTRDVWIGAMLPSDLGLSSRHPYLPARP, encoded by the coding sequence ATGGAGCCACTCACCCCCGATTCCGCCCGGCACGACGCCTCGACCACCTCCTTGATCACCGAGCGTCTGCGGCTGCGGCCCCTGGTCCCGGACGACATCGACGCGGTGTACACGGCCTGCCAGGATCCCGGCATCCAGCGGTGGACGACGATCCCCTCTCCGTACGAAAGACAGCACGCCGAGCACTTCATCGAGCGGGTGGTCCCGGACATGTGGCGGGCCGGGACCAACTACGTCTTCGCGGTCGAGCCGGTCGGCGGCGGCCCGCTCCTCGCCTCGATCAACGCCCACAGCCAGACCGGTGTGTGGGAGGTCGGCTACTGGACGGTCAAGGAGCACCGCGGCCGGGGCTACACGACGGAGGCGCTGCGCGCCCTGGTCCGCTGGATCTTCACGGAGCTGGGCGCCGAACGCGTCGAGTGGCGGGCGGAAGCCGGCAACGAGGGGTCGCGGGCCGTCGCCCTCAAGGCCGGTTTCGTGCTGGAGGGCACCCTGCGCGCCGCTCTCCTCATGAAGGAGACGACGCGTGACGTCTGGATAGGCGCGATGCTGCCCTCCGATCTCGGTCTGTCGTCCAGGCATCCGTATCTGCCCGCCCGGCCCTGA
- the secA gene encoding preprotein translocase subunit SecA, with protein sequence MSVFNKLMRAGEGKILRKLHRIADQVNSIEEDFTALSDAELQALTDEYKQRYADGESLDDLLPEAFATVREAAKRVLGQRPYDVQLMGGAALHLGHVAEMKTGEGKTLVGTLPCYLNALSGKGVHVITVNDYLAERDSEMMGRVHKFLGLSVGCILANMSPAQRREQYNCDITYGTNNEFGFDYLRDNMAWSQEELVQRGHNFAVVDEVDSILVDEARTPLIISGPADQATKWYGDFAKLVTRLTKGEAGNQLKGIEETGDYEVDEKKRTVAIHESGVAKVEDWLGIDNLYESVNTPLVGYLNNAIKAKELFKNDKDYVVIDGEVMIVDEHTGRILAGRRYNEGMHQAIEAKEGVDIKDENQTLATITLQNFFRLYDKLSGMTGTAMTEAAEFQQIYKLGVVPIPTNRPMIRVNQPDLIYRTEVAKFAAVVDDIAEKHEKGQPILVGTTSVEKSEYLSQQLSKRGVQHEVLNAKQHDREAPIIAQAGRKGAVTVATNMAGRGTDIKLGGNPDDLAEAELRQRGLDPVEHVEEWAAALPAAMEKAEQAVKAEFEEVVELGGLYVLGTERHESRRIDNQLRGRSGRQGDPGESRFYLSLGDDLMRLFKAQMVERVMSMANVPDDVPIENKMVTRAIASAQSQVEQQNFETRKNVLKYDEVLNRQRQVIYGERRRVLEGEDLQEQIRHFMDDTIDDYIRQETAEGFAEEWDLDRLWGAFKQLYPVKVTVEDLEDATGDRAGITAEFIAESIKDDAHEQYDEREKSLGPDVMRELERRVVLSVLDRKWREHLYEMDYLQEGIGLRAMAQKDPLVEYQREGFDMFTAMMEGIKEESVGYLFNLEVQVEQQVEEVPVQDAAATAAAAERTSLAKAEAPAGGRGGGGRPEIRAKGLEAPQRRDRLHFSAPTVDGEGGVVEGDFESNGGSDRTEAGAGAGAGTTRAERRKAQKGGGRRRKK encoded by the coding sequence GTGTCCGTCTTCAACAAGCTCATGCGTGCAGGCGAAGGCAAGATCCTGCGCAAACTGCACCGCATCGCGGACCAGGTCAACTCCATCGAGGAGGACTTCACCGCCCTCTCCGACGCCGAGTTGCAGGCCCTCACCGACGAGTACAAACAGCGCTACGCCGACGGCGAGAGTCTGGACGACCTGCTCCCCGAGGCCTTCGCGACCGTCCGTGAGGCGGCCAAGCGGGTGCTCGGCCAGCGTCCGTACGACGTCCAGCTGATGGGCGGCGCCGCGCTGCACCTCGGCCATGTCGCCGAGATGAAGACCGGTGAGGGCAAGACTCTCGTCGGCACACTGCCCTGTTATCTGAACGCGCTGTCCGGCAAGGGCGTTCACGTGATCACGGTCAACGACTACCTGGCCGAGCGCGACTCCGAGATGATGGGCCGGGTCCACAAGTTCCTGGGCCTGAGCGTCGGCTGCATCCTCGCGAACATGTCGCCCGCGCAGCGGCGCGAGCAGTACAACTGCGACATCACGTACGGCACGAACAACGAGTTCGGCTTCGACTACCTCCGCGACAACATGGCGTGGTCCCAGGAGGAGCTCGTCCAGCGCGGTCACAACTTCGCCGTCGTGGACGAGGTCGACTCGATCCTGGTCGACGAGGCCCGTACGCCGCTGATCATCTCCGGCCCCGCGGACCAGGCCACGAAGTGGTACGGCGACTTCGCGAAGCTGGTGACGCGGCTCACCAAGGGCGAGGCGGGCAACCAGCTCAAGGGCATCGAGGAGACCGGCGACTACGAGGTCGACGAGAAGAAGCGCACCGTCGCGATCCACGAGTCCGGCGTCGCGAAGGTCGAGGACTGGCTGGGCATCGACAACCTCTACGAGTCGGTGAACACCCCGCTCGTCGGTTATCTGAACAACGCCATCAAGGCCAAGGAGCTCTTCAAGAACGACAAGGACTACGTCGTCATCGACGGCGAAGTCATGATCGTCGACGAGCACACCGGCCGTATCCTCGCCGGCCGCCGCTACAACGAGGGCATGCACCAGGCGATCGAGGCGAAGGAAGGGGTGGACATCAAGGACGAGAACCAGACGCTCGCGACGATCACCCTGCAGAACTTCTTCCGCCTCTACGACAAGCTTTCGGGCATGACCGGTACGGCCATGACCGAGGCCGCCGAGTTCCAGCAGATCTACAAGCTGGGTGTCGTGCCGATCCCGACGAACCGGCCGATGATCCGGGTCAACCAGCCCGATCTGATCTACCGCACCGAGGTCGCGAAGTTCGCGGCGGTCGTCGACGACATCGCGGAGAAGCACGAGAAGGGCCAGCCGATCCTGGTCGGCACGACCTCCGTGGAGAAGTCCGAGTACCTGTCGCAGCAGCTCTCGAAGCGGGGCGTGCAGCACGAGGTGCTGAACGCCAAGCAGCATGACCGTGAGGCGCCGATCATCGCCCAGGCCGGGCGCAAGGGCGCGGTCACCGTCGCCACGAACATGGCCGGCCGTGGTACCGACATCAAGCTCGGTGGCAACCCCGACGACCTCGCCGAGGCGGAGCTGCGCCAGCGCGGGCTCGACCCGGTGGAGCACGTCGAGGAGTGGGCGGCCGCGCTGCCCGCCGCGATGGAGAAGGCCGAGCAGGCGGTGAAGGCGGAGTTCGAGGAGGTCGTCGAGCTCGGCGGGCTGTACGTCCTCGGTACGGAGCGTCACGAGTCGCGCCGGATCGACAACCAGCTGCGCGGTCGTTCCGGCCGTCAGGGCGACCCGGGCGAGTCCCGCTTCTACCTGTCGCTGGGCGACGACCTGATGCGGCTGTTCAAGGCGCAGATGGTCGAGCGTGTCATGTCGATGGCGAACGTCCCCGACGACGTCCCGATCGAGAACAAGATGGTCACCCGTGCCATCGCCTCGGCGCAGTCGCAGGTGGAGCAGCAGAACTTCGAGACGCGTAAGAACGTCCTGAAGTACGACGAGGTGCTCAACCGGCAGCGCCAGGTCATCTACGGCGAGCGCCGCCGGGTCCTGGAGGGCGAGGACCTCCAGGAGCAGATCCGGCACTTCATGGACGACACCATCGACGACTACATCCGCCAGGAGACGGCGGAGGGCTTCGCCGAGGAGTGGGATCTGGACCGGCTGTGGGGCGCTTTCAAGCAGCTCTACCCGGTGAAGGTCACCGTCGAGGACCTGGAGGACGCGACGGGGGACCGCGCGGGCATCACGGCGGAGTTCATCGCCGAGTCCATCAAGGACGACGCGCACGAGCAGTACGACGAGCGCGAGAAGTCGCTGGGCCCGGACGTGATGCGGGAGCTGGAGCGGCGCGTGGTGCTGTCCGTGCTGGACCGCAAGTGGCGTGAGCACCTCTACGAGATGGACTATCTCCAGGAGGGCATCGGGCTGCGCGCGATGGCGCAGAAGGACCCGCTGGTCGAGTACCAGCGCGAGGGCTTCGACATGTTCACCGCCATGATGGAGGGCATCAAGGAGGAGTCCGTCGGCTACCTGTTCAACCTGGAGGTCCAGGTCGAGCAGCAGGTCGAGGAGGTTCCGGTGCAGGACGCGGCGGCGACCGCGGCTGCGGCTGAGCGGACGTCGCTGGCGAAGGCGGAGGCGCCGGCCGGTGGGCGGGGCGGCGGCGGGCGTCCGGAGATCCGGGCGAAGGGCCTGGAGGCTCCGCAGCGCCGCGACCGGCTGCACTTCTCCGCGCCGACGGTGGACGGTGAGGGCGGCGTCGTCGAGGGCGACTTCGAGAGCAACGGCGGCTCGGATCGCACGGAGGCGGGCGCGGGCGCGGGTGCGGGGACGACTCGCGCGGAGCGGCGGAAGGCGCAGAAGGGTGGGGGGCGGCGCCGCAAGAAGTAA
- a CDS encoding Rv3235 family protein, giving the protein MVSQRRQPWLQPHERFAELLLAVLSGLRPVHSMLGQTVGEAYDQLVHLAPTTPLRARNTTPVIRTCRGFHPRPGVVEAWASIAAGDHVRAMAFRLEQGPDLRWRCAAVEVAARRPRG; this is encoded by the coding sequence GTGGTCTCCCAGCGCCGCCAACCCTGGCTCCAGCCGCACGAACGCTTCGCGGAACTGCTGCTCGCGGTCCTCAGCGGCCTGCGACCTGTCCACTCGATGCTGGGCCAGACGGTCGGCGAGGCGTACGACCAACTCGTCCACCTGGCCCCGACAACGCCCCTCCGCGCCCGCAACACGACCCCGGTGATCCGCACCTGCCGGGGCTTCCACCCCCGCCCGGGAGTGGTCGAGGCCTGGGCGAGCATCGCGGCGGGCGACCACGTCCGCGCGATGGCATTCCGCCTCGAACAGGGCCCGGACCTCCGCTGGCGCTGCGCAGCGGTAGAGGTAGCGGCCCGCCGCCCCCGGGGGTAA
- a CDS encoding DUF6912 family protein, with translation MRVYVPLTLPGLAEAHKAGELGPGPLTAYAVTPGLREWYLSDDIEELEYAALNRAAAASLRLLAGDPSAARRRVVVAVDVPDKDAAADPDRGVDSAGLGEVRIASAVSLAKAAAVHVDADDAEADVSAAAAALGAADHGDDDAQFTVDGAEDHELLWFGVQEIPGIVA, from the coding sequence ATGCGCGTCTACGTCCCCCTGACCCTTCCCGGTCTCGCCGAGGCGCACAAGGCGGGCGAGTTGGGTCCCGGGCCGCTGACGGCCTACGCGGTGACGCCCGGACTGCGCGAGTGGTATCTCTCCGACGACATCGAGGAGTTGGAGTACGCGGCCCTCAACCGCGCCGCCGCCGCCTCTCTCCGGCTGCTCGCCGGTGACCCCTCCGCCGCGCGGCGCCGGGTCGTGGTCGCCGTCGACGTACCGGACAAGGACGCCGCGGCCGACCCCGACCGCGGGGTGGACTCCGCCGGGCTCGGCGAGGTGCGGATCGCCTCGGCCGTCTCCCTGGCCAAGGCCGCCGCCGTGCACGTCGACGCGGACGACGCCGAGGCCGACGTGTCCGCAGCCGCCGCGGCGCTGGGCGCAGCCGACCACGGCGACGACGACGCGCAGTTCACGGTGGACGGCGCCGAGGACCACGAACTGCTCTGGTTCGGGGTGCAGGAGATCCCGGGCATCGTCGCGTAG
- a CDS encoding HAD family hydrolase — protein sequence MGKHDTHLVWDWNGTLLDDFSAVIGATNAAFEEIGLEPITAERYRDLYCMPIPVFYERLMGRLPTDAEWLVMDETFHRHYVRRRVGCLLTDGVEELLTQWTLAGRSQSILSMYEHDQLVPVVRGYGIHQHFVRVDGRTGPSGGTKAVHMERHLAALAQEGRIAPERTVVIGDAVDDALAAAHVGAGAVLYTGGSHSRKSLEAVGVPVVDSLADAVDLAQRIAR from the coding sequence ATGGGGAAGCACGACACACATCTGGTCTGGGACTGGAACGGCACACTGCTCGACGACTTCAGCGCGGTCATCGGGGCGACCAACGCCGCCTTCGAGGAGATCGGCCTGGAGCCGATCACCGCGGAGCGGTACAGGGATCTGTACTGCATGCCGATCCCGGTCTTCTACGAGCGTCTGATGGGCCGTCTCCCCACGGACGCCGAGTGGCTGGTCATGGACGAGACATTCCACCGGCACTACGTGCGGCGCCGCGTCGGGTGTCTGCTGACCGACGGCGTCGAGGAGCTGCTGACGCAGTGGACGCTGGCCGGCCGCAGCCAGTCCATCCTCAGCATGTACGAGCACGACCAACTGGTGCCCGTGGTGCGGGGCTACGGGATTCACCAGCACTTCGTCCGGGTCGACGGACGGACGGGACCCTCCGGCGGCACGAAGGCCGTGCACATGGAGCGCCATCTGGCCGCGCTCGCCCAGGAGGGCCGGATAGCCCCCGAGCGTACGGTGGTGATCGGTGACGCCGTCGATGACGCCCTGGCCGCCGCCCATGTGGGGGCCGGCGCCGTGCTCTACACCGGCGGATCGCACAGCCGAAAGAGCCTGGAGGCGGTGGGTGTTCCCGTCGTCGACAGTCTCGCCGATGCCGTCGACCTGGCGCAGCGCATCGCGCGCTGA